The following nucleotide sequence is from Solanum dulcamara chromosome 7, daSolDulc1.2, whole genome shotgun sequence.
TTCTTTTTACAAATTTAGCCTCCAAAATAAAGTACACAGTTGAAACAAATCGTCATTACATCCgaagatgaaataaaaaaatacagagttgaaaatttattgttttggCTAAAACAATTTTATGTGGTTAAATATAATAGTATTTCAGTCAAGTTTTTTTTACAGATTTGGAGCGGAAAAGAAGAAATTCACACTAAGTTGGAATAAATAACCTTCGTGTACctaaagaagaaatataaagTTGGGTTAAAATATGTGTGGTATATTAAGAAGTAAGAAGAAATACACAATTTGGAACAAATAAACTATATTATATGATTATGTAGCAATTAACAGTTGAAAAAAGctgatttttcaatttttcttcacTCTCACATGCCTAAAAGGGGGAGTATCCATGTTCTTTGCCATGTCAACATTCTGGAGGTGAAGGCTATCAAATTGTCACGTTCGGGGGTATATCATTATGTTTTCTATATGTCTAGTCCTGTGTCCACTGCATGAGTATGGATTCAAGGCGGGTTATGTTGTGTTTTAGTAGGTTTGTAGTGTATCTTGAAGGATCCACCATATGAAGTTCCTCTGCTGGTGTGATACTTGCTCATCATGGTTATATTGAAAGAAAACGTAAAGATTCCACGTAAAGTAGCTAATAGATAAAGCTCTATGGTCCTGCTTTTTGATGGACTAGTCATTCATTTGTATTTAGAGAGGAATGCTTATATTGGTCTCTGAATGATAGCTTATATCGCCTAAACCTATGCAAGTTCATATCTTCCTCCTCTCACCTTTTCTGATTTTGTTGATGTGGTAGGATCTTTATCTCCTATACGGGGTAATTTTGAGGAAGGCAATGGTGATGCAGTACATGCAGAAGCCATACGCAGTGCATTGAATGAGATGGCTTCTTCCAGTAAGAATAAATCCCGACGGTCTGGCTGGACGTCATCTGAGGATGAAGCCGGTGTCATGGACCAAGATGATGCAGGTTTAGTTTGATCTTCAAGAGTTTAAAACCCAAACATACATTGGTTCATGTTTCTAATTCTTGTTGAATTTCTGATGGAGTTCTTCAGGACTAGTAGTTTCACATTTGTTGAGTCTGTCATAGGTATATATGCGTCTTGACAttctttttctatgtttttccATCAACAATCTTCACTGCTCAGACAGTACATGATCATATTGATAATCAAGGAAGGGAAAATAAACTTTATGCTATTATATTGTGTATTCAGTTTCTGTTCACCTCCTTTTTATTTGCCTAGTTATTTCGGTTATCAAGTGCTTGCTACCTTCTTTTGGATCAGTATGAGTTTTTCTTCATTCCACCCTTCTAACATTTTTTTCCCTTTGAGTTTTCAATTCTTTAATTTGAAGACTTGGGTTGACTTGGGTGAGAGAGAGGCTAGGGGAGGGGTTCATTGACCTCTGAGTTGGCTGGACGTTGCAGCCAAAGGAAATTGTCTCATCCAGTAATCTGCGGATTGCTTTAAGAGAACTTTCTAATTCTGCCCCCCTTCTTTGTGTTGGGTTCCTTTTTACTTTTCTCGAGTGTATTTTGTTAAGTTCCGTTGCTCTATTCAGTGATTTGTCTATTGAATGCAAAATCAAGTATAGTCGGGCATTTGATATTTTTCTGCAATGTAACAGATTCTGGTTCAAGGAAGGGAAAGAGCTTCAAGGAGCACAGGCGAGCACACTATGATGAGTATCGGAGAGTCAAAGAACTCCGTCGGAAGGGCTCCTCTCTTGAAGAAACATCAGACGATGAGGATCTTGTGGAAAAGGATGGGAGGTCtgattcatcatcatcattgacTAGTGCTGTTAAGGACATAGAGATTGAGGAAGGCAGCATGGACACTTCTAAATAGTACTCTTTCCCAGCCCTTGTAGCTCAGATCAACCAGATGAGCATTGCTGATTTGATTTTATTTCCATACTCCCTTTGTTTATATCCGTCTAACTTCTGCTTGTAAGTTGTGTATTAAGGTTTTTATCAACCTTCAGGATGATAAAAGTTCTGGCATATCGAATGGCACATATTCAGTTAGATTTCTGTCGGACATTGGCTTTAGATAATGGAGTATTCTGAAACCCAATTTTTTGTACACTACATCTTGTCGTTTGTCCTTATGTCTGTGATGTTTAATTGCTAGTTTAACTTCAGTTTTCTGTGATAAGGTTGTGAAAGACGAAAATTGTGGGCTGATAAGGTGACTAAGGAGTAAGGTCCATATTACACGTGTTTAAAGTTTTTGTACATTCATTCAGAAAAGACGTTTAATAGTATTATTGTCTGAATTAACTGTTATCTATTGGtaaaaatatttcattcaaCTACTAGTTCAATAATTGGAGTAATAAGGGTAAATTTAAAAGAGAGAGCGAAGCAAAACGTTTGTTAGAACGAATAATTATCACTGGATATAGTAGTTAGTAGACGTAGTAGGTTATTACTGAAATCTTCTTTAAGCTAACTCACATGTTTATTAAAGAAATTCTAGAATAATTATTACTGTTAAGATATTTATCCCTCCTTTTAATAATGCAAAGATCAAACTAGTGTTTGTTTGGTAccaaggaaaatgttttctgaAAATGTTTTTTAATTGTTGGTCAAaatgtttttgaattttttttttgttggataAATATATTccttaaaaatgaagaaaataacttctataacaaaaataaaaaaaataagttttatagatgatattccATTTTCAATTCATTATCTCCTTTCCATTTCTCGGTGGATAATCCACCCAACGCCTCAACCCTCACTCCTTTATGTAACTTCTCCCTtctattgttttttttatttattttctccctttctttTTCGATTTGTATCTATTTATTGTTGCTTTCATTGGATTATGGCATACGTATAGTTAAAGAAATAAGGATAATTTCATAAATCTCCCCTTATATTT
It contains:
- the LOC129896242 gene encoding protein phosphatase inhibitor 2; this translates as MKRGHVKWDEANLGEIEANKPVRQKITEPKTPYHCMIDDDGSLSPIRGNFEEGNGDAVHAEAIRSALNEMASSSKNKSRRSGWTSSEDEAGVMDQDDADSGSRKGKSFKEHRRAHYDEYRRVKELRRKGSSLEETSDDEDLVEKDGRSDSSSSLTSAVKDIEIEEGSMDTSK